aagtgacattcAGAAAGTTGGTTACAAATAGGACTCTGGTACTGTGTTTTTCAAGCTACACATCTTTCATTGCCTCAGTTCAACTTTACAATACTGCCTCCCAGTATTACTGCAGTGATTTTACATCATGACCCTGTTTTAACTCAAAATGTTTAGTATACTAGTCTTTATATGTGTAGCTGTGTATGCTTAGTAGCCTTTGCTACTTAGAACCTCTATACACAACTATCATCATCTTTGTTTTAGAGTCACATATTTCCTTGTCAGAAGACCCACAATAACTGCCCATTGTCTCCTTGTCAGCCTTTTGACTTTTAACTCACTGACCATTCCCAGTATGCCTTACTAGTTTTGACTGCTTGAGTTCCCTTGTATTTAATACATGTGCCAATTCCTGTTCTCTTAAGCCTTATTTAAGTTATAAGGAACTTCAGTCTATGACTGAGTTCTCATCTCTTATGGCTATTACTTAAGTTCTTGTGAGTGAGGTCAaaactttacatatatatttttattcatgagaTCGCCCTATCAAATTATAATCTTCATTTTACCCGTCTCCATGTATGTTCAGAATGCAAGGGTAGATTtcgtctctgttttttttttttttttttttttttttttttttttttttgtaatatatgtAATCCTCTAGCCTCTGACCATCATCCTCCTTTATTGGGACTTTAGGTGCATCCcaattttattttgtctctgaATATAAGGGAACCTGAACAATTAGCAGCTTCAACTCTTGTGTATCAGCGTATTATATGATATCTTTTATTTGCTACTAGGCTTCAAAATGTTTTATCTGTACTCCTTATGTGACAGCTAAACTTGGATGTGCTTAAATGTATTATACTTTAGATTTAGTATCTAGAGTTGGACTTTGCAAATTATACCCTTTAGGATAAATCCACCCACccatactttatttaaaataaattaagtttcACTGGAATATAACCATAGCTGTTATTTTTCTTATCTACATCTACAATAATAGTGTGACTGAGTAGTTTCAATAGAGATCATTAAATATTAACAACCTAATCCTTTTCAGAACATCTTGGCTGAAACCTGATCTAGAACCCAGTAACATTTCTAATGAAGGTActatattctttgataatttctaTCCTGTTACCATTAATTCTGCTAACCCATAAATGTTTAAACAGGTCAGTTCTTTGAGACTGTGAAGATAGGTTCTAACACATtcaaattacttctttttttatttgaacttCCTGTTTCCTATTTGCTATGTACTTTAAATGTCCTTGTTCTTACTTTTTTGTAGAAGAGATACTAATGTCATAAAAGTCTGTGCTATGGTCTGATTATCTTTGAATACAAAATCTACACCATAGTATGGAAGTGTTTCAATATTACCTATGTTTCTAAACATGGCCTTCTAATTTCTAAGATCAGGCCTTTCTGTTTTTCAGGGTctctaactcaggtcttctagGTTCCACAAATGACAATATCTTGAATTACTAaagttttccttattttctaGTCTCTGACCTGAATCATCTCTAGTGCTTGTGTTTTCTAATCTATCCACTATACTAGAGTTTTAAGTGTCTTAAATCTTCTGATATTTTAAACACTACTTAAAGTTAAGCCTTGTAGTTCACAGTCCAGAGTTACAAATTTCAGATCTTTTTTAGTCCCAATCATTCAGTATTTCCTACCTGTAGAGAGTCCTTTATTTCATGGCAGTCAACTGTAGCTTTTCCAGTCTCTTGTACTGTATTTTCAGTTATATCTATAAATGTCTTCTAAATCTTGATTTTCACAGAGCCTTTTAAAGTCAAAGTTATTATTTGactatttcatatataatatatatatatatattactctaGGACTTATCCTGTCTAATCTCCTTATCCCTGTCAGCATTCATCCCCACTATAAGTCCTTTCCTAACAttcatgactttttattttgtgacccactgagtttaaccagaGCCATTCATATGTCCATGGGTGTACAATGATCCTTTGAAGTATGAGAGGCTCACAAGAGCTCCATCCATAGACAGTGATTCTCCTCCTATTATCAATCAGTAGCCACTAATCTCCCCAGGTAGGACAGGAACCCACTAATCCTTTACTCATCTGTGATTAACAAGTCCAGTTTATAACAAGCTCAGTAAAGCTCAATAAAAATCTGTGATTTCATAATATAGCATTTCATTGGCCTTCTCTTTATCACCCAGTTTTTAACGTTCATTTAACTTCTGTAATGTCTTTCTATTACCAATTCTTCTCTGACCCAAGTCATTCAACATCCTCAAGAACTTTCTTTTCCCACAGCCAAATGTTCTATTACTCTGAACACATGAATAACTAGATCTTTTAGCATCTAGGTTTCTTAATCTCTAGGGTTATCAGTATCATTTATGTATAATTCTTATAAATTATTTGGTTTTTAACGACTATGGCAATATTCAGGCTTTTTGTTATCTCTCAATAGGTGGGTTTTTGaatttgtaatttataaatatatccaGGTCTTTTGTTATCCATGGATACCATTGTTTAGGGATTTGAAAATATAAGCTTTGCAATATCTAATATCAAAAACTTCTAATATATGGCTTTTAGTATCAAGTATTCCAACATTCAGGGCCTCCAAAGACTTTAATGTCCACAGTAACCAATGTTTTCAAAAATCCAAGCCTTCCAGTGTCTCCAAAAATCCTGTGCTTATAATGTTTCCAATATCTAGGGTTTCCAGTGGTGCCAGTACCAAGGTCTTCCAACATCTCCAGGTCTTCCAGCAACTTCAAGTCTTCCAACACTGTCAAGGTCTTCCAGACAATCATGATCTTCCAGAAAATATGTCTTCCAGATGCTATACGTCTTCCAACAACCTCAAGAGTCTTCCAGTAAATTCAGTCTTCCACGGTATCTAGATCTTCCACGGTATCTAGATCTTCTAGGAAAATCTGTGTCTTCCAGGAAAATCTTTGTCTTCCAAGGGATCCAtgtcttccagaaaaaaaatctacgtCTTCCAGAAAAATTCATGTCTTCCGGGAAAATCCATGTCTTCCAGAAGAATCTACATCTTCCAGAATAATCAATGTCTTCCACAAAATCCAGGTCTTCCAGAAAAATCCCAAGTCTTCCAGAAAAATATCCAGGTCTTCCAACCAGTCTATGTCTTCCAGAAAAATCCAGGTCTTCCAGCTTGTCTATGTCTTCCATCAGTTCAAGTCTTCCAGATACCAATGTCTTCCATTAAATCCAGGTCTTCCAATAGATCTATGTCTTCCTGAAAATTCACGTCTTCCAATAACCTCCAGGTCTTCCAGCCAAGATATGTCTTCCTGAAGATGTGTGTCTTCCTGAAGATGTATGCCTTCCTGAAGATTAATATCTTCCTGAAGATTGATGTCTTCCAGAAATTTCATGTCTTCCAGAATCAGTCCATGTCTTCCACATATCAATGTCTTCCAAACAATCCTAGTCTTCCGGACAATTCAGGTCTTCCTAATCTATGTCTTCCAGTGATCTCCTGGTCTTCCATCCTACCCAAATTTTCCAGAAAATCTTTGTCTTCCATCAAATCCACATCTACCAGGAAATCCATGTCTTCCCCAAAATCCACGTCTTCCAGGAACTCTATGTCTTCCNNNNNNNNNNNNNNNNNNNNNNNNNNNNNNNNNNNNNNNNNNNNNNNNNNNNNNNNNNNNNNNNNNNNNNNNNNNNNNNNNNNNNNNNNNNNNNNNNNNNNNNNNNNNNNNNNNNNNNNNNNNNNNNNNNNNNNNNNNNNNNNNNNNNNNNNNNNNNNNNNNNNNNNNNNNNNNNNNNNNNNNNNNNNNNNNNNNNNNNNNNNNNNNNNNNNNNNNNNNNNNNNNNNNNNNNNNNNNNNNNNNNNNNNNNNNNNNNNNNNNNNNNNNNNNNNNNNNNNNNNNNNNNNNNNNNNNNNNNNNNNNNNNNNNNNNNNNNNNNNNNNNNNNNNNNNNNNNNNNNNNNNNN
This window of the Mus pahari chromosome X, PAHARI_EIJ_v1.1, whole genome shotgun sequence genome carries:
- the Cdr1 gene encoding LOW QUALITY PROTEIN: cerebellar degeneration-related antigen 1 (The sequence of the model RefSeq protein was modified relative to this genomic sequence to represent the inferred CDS: inserted 4 bases in 3 codons; deleted 5 bases in 4 codons; substituted 5 bases at 5 genomic stop codons), with the protein product MVIEKTPENLNVKKPIHWRHWAVVGRHKDAGRCGDVGRQADAGSPGDAGRLGGEGRLMHSLEDMDFSEDMXFWEDVDFQEDVDLWKAFSGRYIEFLEDVDFGEDMDFLVDVDLMEDKDFLENLGRMEDQEILEDIDXEDLNCPEDXDCLEDIDMWKTWTDXLEDMKFLEDINLQEDINLQEGIHLQEDTHLQEDISWLEDLELLEDVNFQEDIDLLEDLDLMEDIGIWXDLNXWKTXTSWKTWIFLEDIDWLEDLDIFLEDLGFLEDLDFVEDIDYSGRCRFFWKTWIFPEDMNFSGRRRFFFWKTWIPWKTKIFLEDTDFPEDLDTVEDLDTVEDXIYWKTLEVVGRRIASGRHIFWKIMIVWKTLTVLEDLKLLEDLEMLEDLGTGTTGNPRYWKHYKHRIFGDTGRLGFLKTLVTVDIKVFGGPECWNT